In a genomic window of Sus scrofa isolate TJ Tabasco breed Duroc chromosome 4, Sscrofa11.1, whole genome shotgun sequence:
- the PABPC1 gene encoding polyadenylate-binding protein 1 translates to MNPSAPSYPMASLYVGDLHPDVTEAMLYEKFSPAGPILSIRVCRDMITRRSLGYAYVNFQQPADAERALDTMNFDVIKGKPVRIMWSQRDPSLRKSGVGNIFIKNLDKSIDNKALYDTFSAFGNILSCKVVCDENGSKGYGFVHFETQEAAERAIEKMNGMLLNDRKVFVGRFKSRKEREAELGARAKEFTNVYIKNFGEDMDDERLKDLFGKFGPALSVKVMTDESGKSKGFGFVSFERHEDAQKAVDEMNGKELNGKQIYVGRAQKKVERQTELKRKFEQMKQDRITRYQGVNLYVKNLDDGIDDERLRKEFSPFGTITSAKVMMEGGRSKGFGFVCFSSPEEATKAVTEMNGRIVATKPLYVALAQRKEERQAHLTNQYMQRMASVRAVPNPVINPYQPAPPSGYFMAAIPQTQNRAAYYPPSQIAQLRPSPRWTAQGARPHPFQNMPGAIRPAAPRPPFSTMRPASSQVPRVMSTQRVANTSTQTMGPRPAAAAAAATPAVRTVPQYKYAAGVRNPQQHLNAQPQVTMQQPAVHVQGQEPLTASMLASAPPQEQKQMLGERLFPLIQAMHPTLAGKITGMLLEIDNSELLHMLESPESLRSKVDEAVAVLQAHQAKEAAQKAVNSATGVPTV, encoded by the exons ATGAACCCCAGCGCCCCCAGCTACCCCATGGCCTCGCTCTACGTGGGGGACCTACACCCCGACGTGACCGAGGCGATGCTCTACGAGAAGTTCAGCCCGGCCGGGCCCATCCTCTCCATCCGGGTCTGCAGGGACATGATCACCCGCCGCTCCTTGGGCTACGCGTATGTGAACTTCCAGCAGCCGGCGGACG CGGAGCGTGCTTTGGACACCATGAATTTTGATGTTATAAAGGGCAAGCCAGTACGCATCATGTGGTCTCAGCGTGATCCATCACTTCGCAAAAGTGGAGTGGGCaacatattcattaaaaatttggACAAATCCATTGATAATAAAGCACTGTATGATACATTTTCAGCTTTTGGTAACATCCTTTCATGTAAG GTGGTTTGTGATGAAAATGGTTCCAAGGGTTATGGATTTGTGCATTTTGAGACACAAGAAGCAGCTGAAAGAGCTATTGAAAAAATGAATGGGATGCTTCTAAATGATCGAAAAGT attcgTTGGACGATTTAAGTCTCGTAAAGAACGAGAAGCCGAACTTGGAGCTAGGGCAAAAGAGTTCACCAATGTTTACATCAAGAATTTTGGAGAAGACATGGATGATGAGCGCCTTAAGGATCTCTTTGGCAAGTTTG gacctgCCTTAAGTGTGAAAGTAATGACTGACGAGAGTGGAAAATCCAAAGGTTTTGGATTTGTAAGCTTTGAAAGGCATGAAGATGCACAGAAA GCCGTAGATGAAATGAATGGAAAGGAGCtcaatggaaaacaaatttacgTCGGTCGAGCCCAGAAAAAAGTGGAACGGCAGACGGAACTTAAGCGCAAATTTGAACAGATGAAGCAAGATAGGATCACCAGATACCAG ggtgtTAACCTTTATGTGAAAAATCTTGATGATGGTATTGATGATGAACGTCTCCGGAAAGAGTTTTCTCCATTTGGTACAATCACTAGTGCAAAG gttATGATGGAGGGTGGTCGCAGCAAAGGTttcggttttgtttgtttctcctccCCAGAAGAAGCCACTAAAGCAGTTACAGAAATGAATGGTAGAATTGTGGCCACCAAGCCATTGTATGTAGCTTTAGCTCAGCGCAAAGAAGAGCGCCAGGCCCACCTCACTAACCAGTATATGCAGAGAATGGCAAGTGTAAGAGCTGTGCCCAACCCTGTAATCAACCCCTACCAGCCAGCACCTCCTTCAGGTTACTTCATGGCAGCTATCCCACAG ACTCAGAACCGTGCTGCATACTATCCTCCTAGCCAAATTGCTCAACTAAGACCAAGTCCTCGCTGGACTGCTCAGGGTGCCAGACCTCATC CATTCCAAAACATGCCCGGTGCTATCCGCCCAGCTGCTCCTAGACCACCATTTAGTACTATGAGACCAGCTTCTTCACAGGTTCCACGAGTCATGTCCACACAGCGTGTTG CTAACACATCAACACAGACAATGGGTCCAcgtcctgcagctgctgctgctgcagctacTCCTGCTGTTCGCACCGTTCCACAGTATAAATATGCTGCGGGAGTTCGCAATCCTCAACAACATCTTAATGCCCAGCCACAAGTTACCATGCAACAG CCTGCTGTTCATGTACAAGGTCAGGAGCCTTTGACTGCTTCCATGTTGGCATCTGCCCCTCCTCAAGAGCAGAAGCAAATGTTGG GTGAACGGCTCTTTCCTCTAATTCAAGCCATGCACCCTACTCTTGCTGGTAAAATCACTGGCATGTTGTTGGAGATTGATAATTCAGAACTTCTTCATATGCTTGAGTCTCCAGAGTCTCTCCGTTctaaa gTTGATGAAGCTGTAGCTGTACTACAAGCTCACCAAGCTAAAGAGGCTGCCCAGAAAGCAGTTAACAGTGCCACTGGTGTTCCAACTGTTTAA